A segment of the Lycium barbarum isolate Lr01 chromosome 7, ASM1917538v2, whole genome shotgun sequence genome:
TCTTCCACCTATTGGATAAAAAATGCCTTACGTATTAAAAATTGCTCAAAAATGCCCTCCTTTCACACATTAGATCAAATTTGCCCCTAACATTATTTTCAGTCCTTGGGGTATCATTCCCAACTGTTAGGGCTGGGGGAATCCCTCTGGGCCTCTGACTCAGCATTTGGGTTACCGGTGAGTGGTGACATAGTCTACCTCATAAGTTCATGTCTACCATCAACAATCGTTGTTGCGCCCTCACGATCTGTATCACTTCCTAGAGGTATCGTAGTAGAAGTTGCTTCCCCCATAACTCGCTAATTTTGACTATTCCTTGAGGCGGTTAATCCATCTGCGTACTAAGTCCTATTTATAAGATCATGGGCAGGCATGCTGTTCAGATTAAGCTGTGCATTGTTACCGTCGTTTCTCGCATTAAGACGTGATTGATTGTGGGTGGTATTTGTCATACCTGAAATAGTTGTTTTACCAGAGGAAAAAAGAATTAGTATAATAGACAGGGTCACAATGATACCACAATTGTCCAGATCCCACGTGGACGCCAAGCTGTTTAACCGCAAATCGGTATAGTTGAATTTGTATATGTGGTTATACATGGACATGTGGATCAATATGACTAAAGTGATGAAATAATACGTAAGATTAatcaaaataattataaataaatcTAAAGAAGTTAAAAATAATATCCTGAGCCCTGATGAAGTGACAAGCTAGAGTATCTGTATAAGCTAAGCGTTAGAATCTTCTCAAGAACAGTCAAGAGCAAAAGTAAGGAAATTGCTTCAGAATACTTGTTTTTTTATTATATCTTAGGTGTCCTTACAGTGAAATGAAAATCTCTATTTATACTTGAGCTATGGGGCACATAATTCCAAGAACATGCCTCTCTTTGTTACCAAAAGTTAATGCTATGACAATGatgagtaataaagagagtaattATGCTCATTCAAGGTTCGAGGAAGACTCGAAGCCTTTTTGTATCATCTGAACATTGAACTTCGTGTGTCCGAAGTAATTGAACAGTTTCCCAGATCCTTTTTGAGCTTAGTCTCTGGATGGAAGATGTCGTGACATTTCTCCGGGGCTACACAAAATATCCTCAGAAACTTGCGCATGCTGACTCAAATCCTATCTGTCATTAATGCCGCGTGTCACCATTCAATAAGTCCACTTGGATTCTACAAATTTTTCCCAATACATGATATTAATACAACTACACTCCAAATTATActtaaaaaagtaattaaaaaaaaattaaaaaaaagagttcaaaCCAGCTCACCCAGTCTAATCAACTTTTTAATATGAATATATacgatttaattatttattttgaacATTAAAATTGATTAATCAAATTATTAGTTTGGTAAAGAAAATTACTTATGCTTTCTGTTCAACTGCAAAGAAATTTTCACTCGTCCATTTCCTGAACAAGTAATATAATATCAATTGTTTTAACTTGTATACATTAAACTCCTTAAGATTGCTAGTCTGTTTGGTAAAGTTATTTGTGAAGCCAAAACTGCTTATTTTAGTGGAAAGATGATAATTTAATATGATATGAGTTACCGGAGGACCTTTTAAAACCAAATCCAGTGGATGAGGGCACTTTTGGcccttttttcatttatttaagttgtccatcagttttttttttaaggcaTGTATTTGGGCCAAAGGAAAATGATGGGGGTATTTTTGACTCAATAGGTAGATGGAGGATATTTTGGTACTAAATCCATTAGATCAAGTTAGTTTTGGCCCTTTTCTAAATTAAACATAACAGAGCCCAATTCAGAAGTATAAACGATTAAGCATACCGCACAATACACACTTCGCATAGGGTTATTCACACAAATGCCCCAATTTAAGGGTGACctttaatcccccccccccccacccacatatttgtggtctttaattattgtcCTTCAACACTTTTGGCGCGTTATAAACTAAATTTTGGCCGGCATAGTTAGCGTTTAGTTTCGGCATATGTATCATCATATCCCACACAATTTATGCTTGAAAGAtaaaactttcaacactcaacataatctaaaaaatactacacaacttatgcctCATATTTTACCTTCTACAGAGGAAACAATTCACTATCCGAAGATAAAAAAATGTAAAACAAAACTTATGCCGAGCAAAAAATAGCTggatatttttaattaaataagCTGCtggagaaaaaaaattaaaaacgacaattatgaggggcaaaaattagaCTAGTGCCTtttgaaggacaaaccgtgcGAAACAATATTGGAGAAAGTTTCCAAGTATACACGACTACATATACATTTCCTTCCATTTTACACCTCAGCAAAACAATACTAGTCACAGCACCCAACCCTGCCCTCTCCCCCATCTCCAATCACAAAATCTGCAAATCGGAGACTCAAAAATGTCACAGGGAGACACAATACCTATAAACTCAACCTCTCAATCAGACATTGATGAAATCAAAAACCTCATTTATTCCTCCCACCCTTCTTCTACTGTCCTTCCAGCATGCCCTCCTTCTCCTCCTCGTATCCATGTTTCCTCATCTCCTTTCATGCCCTCCAATCTCCGCCCACCACCTCCCCCCTACCCCACTAATCACAAACTGATACCTGTCGCCCCTTCCGTTCCAGCACCCTCACTGTTACCGTCATCAGGGGGACAACCTAATACAGCTGCTACTGGGTTCAGATCTCCACCGAATACACTTACAGAACCTGTTTGGGATACGGTGAAAAGAGATCTGTCAAGAATTGTGAGTAATTTGAAGCTGGTGGTGTTTCCTAACCCTTATAGATAGATCCTGGCAAAGCGCTTAGGGATTGAGATCTTTGGGGTCCTTTATTCTTCATTGTTTTCCTTGGTCTCACTTTGTCATGGTCTGCCTCTGTTAAGAAGGTACATTCTCAATTTTATGAGCTATCATTTCGTAATTTTCCATttagtgtttttttaaaaataattttattaaaagGGGTAGGGGAACGGGAAGCGGGAAAAGGGATTACAACTTGGGGCATCAACCCTCACCAACAAGTTAACAGTTCacgtagccaaccaactgagctactaacaTCCCCATTTTAGTGTTCAAAGTCTTAGTTGAGTCTAATTTACTTGTTTGTTGTGCTAGAAGGTACTCAATTGTGTAATTTTTTTGATTCATTTCTCTTTGTGATTGTGATTGTGATTGTACATATGCATTTCTCTCCTTGATTGATTCcttctaaatatataaaaaattcTGATTATATGATCCAAAATAAAGAAGGGGCGCATTGAATATTTATTGTTGATGTGCTTGGATTTATAATTCGGATAGTGacctattttattgatttttctGTAGTGCTCTTTCTTCTATGGATTAGAGATTTTTTCTGTCCTTTTTTTCACATAAATGTTTTTTGGTTTTAACACAAAAGCTAAACATAATAAAAAATTCTGAAGGCTTGTGACACACGGTTAGGTGGATAACGGGTCCGCCcttctacccttctccacttggATAACAGGATTTTGTATGAAACGGGGTTTGAACTCATGACATGTGCCTAACCCACACATCTCAAGTTACGGTCGTACCACTTGACAGTAGCCCTGGGGGCAAGATGTTGAGACTAGTTATTTCATCGTTATCCTAGAAGTGGAGCAAGTAATATGATCCTAACTCTATCTAGGTCTAAATATATGGAAAAACTAGTTTATGCATCTAGCGAGTAATTTTTTaaagggaaaagggccaaaaattcCCCTCAAAACTATGGGTGCAAAATTGCCCTTATTTTAACTTTGGTTCCAAACATACCGTTATCTCTGGTTGATTGGTCCAGATTCGCCCCTCAACTATGGGAAATAAAACAAAGTTTCCATCCatttaaatttgatcccaaactgcGCTTATCATGAGTGGAGTGGCTCATATTTCCCCTTCAAACTAATAGAATTCATGGTTAAGAAAAATATGTTTGGTTTGCAAAGGAGAATTTCAACGGCTTTCCATTGATGTTTCTTATACAAAATATCAGGGACAAGCTACCATCTGATGCAATAGAAACCTGAAGGAGAAACTCAAAGCTGAAACATTAGAAGAAAGATATTTACTATCATGCAAGTTAAACCCATGGAAAAATTTTCTAAACCAAATTATGTGTTCTTAATTTAGTGACCCAAACTTCTAAGAAAACCATTTCGAATTTGCTACAAAGTGAAGGTCATACACATGAGTCTAGAACTTAAGATCATCTTCTGACGGTTTGAGCAGAAAGTTAATTAAAGATTTTCCTTGGGCATCACATGATTTTAGAGATGGAGGGTTGTCTTCAATTTTCCAAATTTTGTTTCCGGCAAATCTATGTTGCTCAACTGATCCACCATTCCATAATGTAGCATAAGTAGGATAATCACATGATCTGATCTACAGTACTCGACAGGAATAACTTATCAAAGATGTGCACCTCTAGAGATACCTGGGGAAAGAAAACAGAGATTCCTCCTCATATGCCGCACGAAGCATATCTCATATTTTTAATAAATAAGCACCAGGGTAAAAATTAAAatcacaaatatgaggggaaaaaattaaagactagggCCTTCGAAGGAAAATTCATGCAAAAACAAGTTGGCACATTTATTTCTTACAATGCACGACTACACATTTCCTTGCATTCACACCTCAGCACCCAATCCTGATCTCTGATCACCATCTCCAAAAATGTCACGGGAAGACACAATGCCTCTGAACTCAACATCCTAATCAAACATTGATGAAATCGAAAATCTCATTTAATCTCCTCACCCTTCCTCTACTGTACTTCCAGCATGTCATCCTTCTCCTCCTCGTATCCCTGTTTCCTCTTCTCCTTTCATGCCTTCCAATCTACTCTCCCCACCTCCCTCTTCAACCCCCAATCACTCTATCGTACCTTCCATTCCAGCAGTCCCACTGTTACCTTCATCAGGTGGACAGTCCAATATAGCTGCTACTGGGTTCGAATCTCCACCGAATACACTTACGGAACCTGTTTGGGATACGGTGAAAAGAGATCTGTCTAGAATTGTGAGTAATTAGAAGCTGGTTGTAGTCCTTAATCCTTATAGAGAAGATCCTGGCAAAGCACTACGCGATTGGAATCTATGGGGacctttcttcttttttgttttccttGGTCTCACTTTAGCATGGTCTGCCCCTGTTAAGAAGGTAACATTCTCTATTTTATGACCCATCTTTTTGTAATTTTCTTTTActcgagccgagggtctttcgaaaacagcctcTCCAGATCCCACTTTATGGAATTACatggggtatgttgttgttattatttcataatttcccATTTTAGTGTTCAAACTCTTGGTTGGCTCTAATGTACTTGTGTGTTGTGCTTGAAGGTACTCAATTATGTAAATTTTTTGATGCATAGGTCTTTGTGATTGTGACTGTGCATATACATTGTTTTTGTAGTTTTGATATATAATGTGTGTAATTCTAATTTACTTTGAGGTTATGGAGACATGGATTAGTATAGAAGGTTAGGAGTTAGTTGTGTTGTCCTACTTCCTTTCATACTAGTAGTCGTAGTATtactcttgtagtttcttgtccttcAATTTTTGCTACTCTCTGTTTTTTTTCCAGAAAGCTTTATCATGGGTTTTAGTAGTATTTTGTGTTACCGGAAACATAAAAGAAAGAACACAAAATTTAACGTGGTTCATATCAAAATGATCCTACGTCCACCAGAGAACAGTTGCCTTTATATTATTAATAATGAAAGAGGAGATTTCCCAATTACACCTAAGAAAATTGCTCTCTCAACTCTCTACTCATTACAATGGattgtatgattttttttttttggatggttTAAACAATGAAGAATGGTCATCATTTTATAGATGACCAAACTTGGGCTCCAAGctcaaaaatagaaaaggaaaagtAAATCTAAAATATGTCCTCCACATATTTTTTCTTGCTCTCCAAGTTCACTTGCTAGCCAAGTATATTGGCACATGTGATTTGCTTCCACCAAACCAACTCTTTCAATCTGCACTTTGGTTTGCGTCATGAGCATGCGTATGAACAACTCGGGCCAAAACTTCTAAGCTTACTGGGCAATCCCGTTGTAAGAAACAAGAAGAATCAAACCATTATTGAAAATACCACCTCCACCTAACAACTGTTCTCTTCGGAGTTGCATCAGTTGTTGCGTACTCCCACTAAGTCCTTGAAGGTGTACAAACTTAGCGAGCGGGACTATCTTGGTCAACATGTCTGCAGTGTTATTGTCTGTGATAACCTTCACGATCTTGATAGTTCCTTCTTCAACATCTCGAATAAAATGAAATCTGACATCAATGTGTTTAGTGCGCTTATGAAATCTCTGATTTTTAATCAGATGAATAGCACTCTGACTATCATATGCGAGGGTTGATTCTTGCTAAATCAAACTCAATTCCTCCACTAAACCTTTCAACCAGATAGCTTCTTTCACCACCTCCGCTACTGCCATGTATTTTCCTTCTATCGTAGACAAAGTGACAATCGACTGCAGGGTCGATTTCCAACTAACGGCACTGCCAACAAGAGTAAAGATGTATCCAGTTGTGAACAACCTTCTGTCAAGATCCCCTGCATAGTCAGAATCCACATAACCGAGAATTAAATTACCTCCACCACCTTTCCGAAAGGTCAGACCAACATCAGAAGCTCCCTTGAGATATCTCAATAGCCATTTGACAGCTTCCCAATGCCTCTTTCCTTGGTTGGAAATGTATCTACTTGCCATACTTATAGATTGAGCAATATCTGGACGTGTACATACCATACCAACTGCGCTGACATAAGGAACCTTTGACATATGCTCCACCTCATCATCGGATTGAGGCATTTGTAACTCTGAAAGTTTAAAATGAGGAGCTAACGGTGTACTTACTGGCTTGCATGTATGCATATTAAATCTCTCGAGAACCCTTTCAATGTACCTCTTTTGAGAAATATGTACAACATCGTCTTCTCTTGAAATCTCCATACCAAGGATTTTCTTTGCAGCTTCCAAATCCTTTATGTCAAATTCCTTATTCAAAAGTTTCTTCAAAGCATTTATCTCTATAATATTGTTAGCAGCAATAAGCATATCATCTATACATCAGTAAATAAATCATTGAGTTACCAGCTATCTTCTTGTGATATGCACAGCTATCAAATGCACTCCTTGAGAATTCATGTGTAGCCATGAATGCATCAAACCTCTTGTACCACTGTCTAggattgcttcaaaccatacaatgaCTTTTTCAGTTATCATACATGATCTTTTTCCTCAGCTAGAAAACCTTCAGGATGATCCATAGAGAATGTCTCTTCTAGATCACCATATAAGAAAGCAGTTTTGACATCAAGTTGTTGAAGCTCCAAGTCAAATTGTGCAACCAATACTAGTAGCACGCAAATTGATCTACGCTTCACGACTGGAGAGAAACTTTCATTGTAGTGAATTCCCTCCTTCTGATTGAAACCCTTTGCAACTAATCTCTCCTTGAACCTAGCATCTTCCACTTCAGGAATTCCCTATTTCTTTTTGTAGACCCATTTGCATCCAACTGTCCtcttcccctttttctttttgaACTAAGACCCATGTCTAATTCTTGTGAAGAGACTCCATCTCTTCAGTCATGGTTAATCGCCATTGTACAACATCAATTGCAAGAAGTTGCTTCAACATACGAGGAAGGCTCCAGAACTTTAATCTCTTCTTCAGCAGCTATGAACGCATATGCAATCAGGTTTGCTTGATCTATGAGGCGTTCCGGTCTTCGTATTTACCTCTTCTCCCCTCCTTTCGCAATTGTGTATGGTTCATTAACAATAAGTTCTTCAGGGTCTGCATCTTTTGACACATCTTTGAATTGAGTCTCTTGATCCTTTTCCTTGGTAAGCTCCACTGCTCATTGTTCTCGTTTCCTGAAAACTCCACGGAAACTTTATGAGGATTAAGTATATAGGATTCATCAAAGGTGACATCTCTACTAACTATAAATTTGAGTAAAGACAAATTCCAAAGTTTGTACCCTTTTACTCTATCCACATACCCTACGAATATGGCCTTCTTAGCCCTTGGTTCAAGCTTTCCTTCATTAACATGATAATAAGCTGGACACCCAAATACTCATAAGTATGAATAGTTAGAGGGTTCACCTGACCATGCCTCATTCGGAGTCTTAAAGTCAACTGCCGATGCTGGAGATCGATTAACAATATGAGCAGCAGTGTGAACTGCTTCAGCCCAAAATACTTTGGACATTTTGGCTTGTAGGAGCACACAACGAGCCTTTTCAAGAAGAGTTTTGTTTATCCTTTCGGCAACTCCATTCTGCTGTAGTGTGTTCCTGACAATCCTATGTATTGAGATTCCATGAACCTTACATAAATCATTAAACTCTTCACTGTAAAACTCCAAGACATTGTCTGTGTGAAGATATTGGATTTTTTGCTCTATTTGATTCTCAACCAAAATCCTCCACTCTTTAAATGcttcaaaagcatcactttttTTTGCCTTAAAAAAACGCACCCAAAATTTTTGTgagaaatcatcaataaaagtgagAAGATACTTTTTTTGTCCTTCGATGCAAGTTTAGAGAGACCCCATAAATCTGAATAGATGTAGTCTAGCACCCCTCCTGTTTTGTGCTTGCCAGTGCTGAAACTGACATTCTTTTGCTTCCCTAGAATGCAATGCTCACAAAATTTAAGTGTACTGATCTTCTCACCTCTCAAAAGGTTACGGTTGCTCAACATCTCCGGTCCACGTATGCTTATATGACCCAATCTTTTGTGCCATAGTCTTGCCTTGTCATCATTAGATAACTGCACTGTAGATGTATTTGTAGAGCCAACAATGGTGCTTCCTGCCAATGTGTAAAGGCCATCCTCCAGCTTGCCTTTCAGTATGACTTGTGTAATAGTCCTCACGGCTCCATCATGGCAGTGAACCCGAACTGAGCCAAAGCCAACTATTGCACAAGTTTCGTTATTGCTATTACTACGGTTCCTCCAATTTTCTCATAGTTACTAAACCAGTCTCTTTGGAATGTCATATGAAGATTACAAGCAGAGTCTAACACCCATTTGTTTTCATAACATTCATTATTACACGATGGTGTAAGTACATAATCATTATCAGAATCATGTACCTGTTCAACTGCGGATGCACTAGCCTTTTCCTTGGACTTTGACGTTGGGCAATCTCGTTCAAAGTGCCCCTTCTTGCCGTAGCCCCAAGTATCTGCATTCTTCTTGTTCACATGAGACGTTGATCTGTGCTTTGATTTGCTTCTTCCCTATTGGCTAATCCGGCCTCTCACAAAGAGCCACTTTTCTGATCTTCTCTGTCTCCTTCAAAATGCCTCCTCACATCACTAAAGTTAAGTGCTTGCCGCACTTGCTCAAGGTTGATAGACACCTTGCTATACATTATTGAATTTTCGATATCACGATATCTTAAAGTCAATGAAAATAGCAAAACACATTCAAGTGTCTCCTCGTCCTTTTTAATTCCTGCAATCTGTAAATCCATGACAAGTTTATTGCATGCTTGTAAATGATTCTGTAACGAAGTAACTGACCCTATCTTCAATGTATGAAGATGACATTGTAACATCCTTGTTGTCATCAATCGGTCCTGGTAAAGCCCTTGTAGCTTGTCCTATAATCGATTGGCTGTCTCTTCAGTACTTTTACTCACTTCACAAAGTACATTAGGTGGAAGGGACAGTTAGATTACAGTCAATGCATCCTTCAATCTTCTCCTTGTTGGAAGTCGATACACCATCAGGATACTTTCCGTCAGTAGCATGGATTGAACCTTCCCTCAGCAGTAACGCCATCATCTGGATCTTCCAGCTATTGACGTTGTTGCCCACCGAATCTCTCGATTTCAAACTTCATGGAACTGATCTTTGCTTGTTCTTCCTCCTAGGATCATCAAAGATTCCTAAtgttctgataccaattgttagcggaaatgtaaaagaaagaacacaagatttaacgtggttcggatcaAAATGATCCTACTTCCACCAGAAAACAGTTATCTTTATATTATTAACAAAGCAAGGGGACATTTCCCAATTACACCTAAAAGAATTTCTCTCTCAACTCTCTACTTACTACAATGGattgtatgattttttttttggatggttTAAACAATGAAGAATGGTCATCATATGACCAAACTTGGGTTCCAAGCTCAAAAATAGAAAGGAAAAGTAAATCTAAAATATGTCCTCCATGTGTTTTTGCTTGCTCTCCAAGTTCACTTGCTAGCCAAGTATATTGGCACATGTGATTTACTTCCACCAAACCAACTCTTTCATTTTACcatgactttttctactgctttgaattgcttgtccttGTGCCGAGGCCCGAGGGTCTACCAGAAACAGCCTGTCTACATCCCAAAGTAGGGATAGGGAGGAGTAAGGTCAGCATAACTCTCCTCTCCCCAGactccactttgtgggatttcgctgggtatgttgttgttgttaattgtaATTTACTTTGACACAAGGGGGTACCAGTACGCTCAAATTAGATCAAGTCATAGCGGAATAAAAG
Coding sequences within it:
- the LOC132601482 gene encoding LOW QUALITY PROTEIN: protein YIP4b-like (The sequence of the model RefSeq protein was modified relative to this genomic sequence to represent the inferred CDS: inserted 1 base in 1 codon; substituted 1 base at 1 genomic stop codon) — its product is MSQGDTIPINSTSQSDIDEIKNLIYSSHPSSTVLPACPPSPPRIHVSSSPFMPSNLRPPPPPYPTNHKLIPVAPSVPAPSLLPSSGGQPNTAATGFRSPPNTLTEPVWDTVKRDLSRIVSNLKLVVFPNPYRXDPGKALRDXDLWGPLFFIVFLGLTLSWSASVKKVHSQFYELSFRNFPFSVFLKIILLKGVGEREAGKGITTWGINPHQQVNSSRSQPTELLTSPF